The nucleotide sequence GACAACTCACCTGCCTGTTTCTGGGATTACAATTGTTTGCTCGAATCAGACCCAATCAGCACCAGCTCGATACGATGGTCAAAAGTAGCCTTCAGCGTATTTTAATGCCAGATAACCACTGAACAACAATCTAGAAAAAACCATGGATGCCTACACTGTTATTTCCAGCCTGCAGCAACACCTCGCTTTCATGGATGGTTCATTAAGAGCCTTATCCAGCTACGGTTACTCATACCATTATTTACTCATCGCTGCCGTCATATACTGGAGCGGCTATACCCGTATCGGTGGCAGGCTGGCAATGGGCACAATGATCAGCAGCATTGCATTTGGTAGTTGTCGTCAGTTTTTTACTTCACCCCGCCCATACTGGAGCCATCCTGAACTATTTAACGGAATGGTAGAAAAGTCTTACGGAATGCCATCAGGCCATACCCAGAATGCAACCCTGTTCTGGGGGTTGAGCGCCTACAGTCTTAAAAACAAGTGGGCATGGTTTGTTGCAGGTCTATTGATTCTGTCTGTTGGCCTTTCCAGGCTTTATCTTGGGGTTCATTATCCCGCACAGGTAGCCTTTGGGCTGCTACTCGGCTTAATTCTGCTTTTTCTGTTCATTACTTTTGAGCAACGGGTTATCGATTATTTAAAACCGCTGGCAGGCTGGAAAAAAATAGCCCTGACAGTATTCACCACACTCCTGCCGCTTATTTTTATCCTCATTTGCCGGGAAGTCCTTCATATAGACCCTGTCAGCAACCATCAGCACCCTTACAGTACATTCCTGAAATTCAATGGGGTACTGACCGGAGGAGCCGTTGGCTTGCTGTTTACTATTCAGGCTACCCCATCTTTTCGCCTGTTTTTCACCCGGGCAGTTCCTGGTGCTATCAGCGTCATTGCCATCTGGCACTACCTGCCCGACCTGAGCGAACTACAGAGTGAGCCGTTACTTTACTACTCTACCCGCTTCGGCTTATTCGCCGCTCTGGCTCTCTGGGTAACCTGGCTGTGGCCCTTGCTACATAAACGGTTACACAAGCGGCTTGCACAAGCAGTTAGATAAACAGCTATGCTCCCGTTTCAACTGACTGTAACATTAACCGATTACTGAACGTCGATTTCAAAATACCCCATGGCTATAAAACAGATCCTTGTACATCAGCTGGAACAAAATCCAGAAAGCAATGCCCTGACCACAACGACGGGCCATCTATTGCCACCCACACCGGCTCTGGAAGCCATGCTGGACGACCTGCTGCAAACCTATAACAAGAAACAGGACAAACGGTATGGCCAGTTTTCAGAAGAGCCAGAAAGCTCATTTCCGTCAGAGCTGAACCAGTACCTGAATGACGAGCTGACCTTTGAAGAAATGACCGTTCATACCCTCAGCCAGATCAGTGACAAGCTGGGAGAAGCAGGTGCCCTTGGCGGTGGCTATGTCCTGTTTGCTGACTATCAACAGGGGCTAACCCGCTACCTGATACTCTGTATGCTGAACAGCAATATCAGTGTCACTGTCACTGAAGACCTTTCAATACAGGACTGCGCCTACCTCGACACCGGTAAAATGTCACTGGCCTGTCGCATCAATGTGACCGAATGGCAGGGCAACACGAACAGTGGTCGCTATCTGTCCTTTTTGCGACCTCGTGGCGGTCGACGCCTCAGTGATGTTTTCCAGGAAGCACTGGGGTGCAGCGAAACCAGTGGCAGCAAGGAAGAGGCAGATACTCTGGTGAAAGCCGTTAAAGACTTTGCCAGCGAAGCACCGTCGCTGGAAAACCACAAAGAAGTAAGCCGTCAGGTATACGATTTCTGTCAGACAAAAGTGGATGAGGGCGATGCCCTGACACTTGAAGAGTTAACTGGCTACCTGAGCGAATCCGGGTCTGATGAATTTGCCCGATTCGTTAATACCCGCGACTACGACATGACAACGCCAATGGCTCCCGAGAAACGCACCCTGACCAAACTGGTTCGATATACCGGACGAAGCAAGGGATTAACCCTGGCATTTGATGCAGAACTTCTCGGCACGCAGGTGCATTACGATGAAACCAGTGACCAGCTGGTTATTAAAGGTGTACCGGAAAAGCTGAAAGAACAACTGAAAGGTCAATAAAAAACGATTTAAAAAGCGGTGGCAGGGAAAATGGCTTTTCTCTGTTGCCAATACTTCCCCTATGCTGAATCGCCGCGCTATTCATGCGATGATGATTAAGTTCGCCCTGAGTGATCCGATACAACAGGCATCAGTCGAATAAATACACCCATGCCGGAGCGACCTGTTTTGCAGCCACTCTATTCCATACTCCTGTCCTTCCTTCTATTAAGCGCACCAGCCAGGGCTTTTACCGAAACAAGAGGAGCAACGCCCCTGACCGCAGAACACATTCTGCACCAGGAACTCCTTCTTAATCAGCTTATTGTCAATATCTACCTGCTGCAGCTCGATTTTCTCAACAGTGACGCCCGAGAAAAAATACAAGACAACCTGACTCTGCTCGACACAACTATTCCCAATCTTCCCACTCAGGGTAAAGATGGAGAAACCAGCGGCCTGCTGGTCACCACCAAAGCACTCTGGCCAGTCATCAGTCGCCATACGACCTGGATGGGCAATCTGCCCAAACAGTCACGCCCACCGGAAGCAGACAGCTTGCTGATGGCTCTGACGAAACTGGATCGCCAATTACTACTGCTGAGACAGAAGCTGATGACCCAGACGCCCAGACAAAAGCCTGAGCTGAATATACTCGAACAGGCATTATTGATGCAGAGACTCTCCAAAGAGTATTTAGCACTGGCCATTTATGACCAGTCATCCGATATTGCCCGATCCAGCCGGCAGCAACTCCAGACACTGGCCAGACACTTTGATGAACGCATGAACCGACTGAACGACCAGTACCAGAAGCACCCCTATGCGGGTAAGCCTATTCGT is from Endozoicomonas gorgoniicola and encodes:
- a CDS encoding phosphatase PAP2 family protein: MDAYTVISSLQQHLAFMDGSLRALSSYGYSYHYLLIAAVIYWSGYTRIGGRLAMGTMISSIAFGSCRQFFTSPRPYWSHPELFNGMVEKSYGMPSGHTQNATLFWGLSAYSLKNKWAWFVAGLLILSVGLSRLYLGVHYPAQVAFGLLLGLILLFLFITFEQRVIDYLKPLAGWKKIALTVFTTLLPLIFILICREVLHIDPVSNHQHPYSTFLKFNGVLTGGAVGLLFTIQATPSFRLFFTRAVPGAISVIAIWHYLPDLSELQSEPLLYYSTRFGLFAALALWVTWLWPLLHKRLHKRLAQAVR
- a CDS encoding nucleoid-associated protein, encoding MAIKQILVHQLEQNPESNALTTTTGHLLPPTPALEAMLDDLLQTYNKKQDKRYGQFSEEPESSFPSELNQYLNDELTFEEMTVHTLSQISDKLGEAGALGGGYVLFADYQQGLTRYLILCMLNSNISVTVTEDLSIQDCAYLDTGKMSLACRINVTEWQGNTNSGRYLSFLRPRGGRRLSDVFQEALGCSETSGSKEEADTLVKAVKDFASEAPSLENHKEVSRQVYDFCQTKVDEGDALTLEELTGYLSESGSDEFARFVNTRDYDMTTPMAPEKRTLTKLVRYTGRSKGLTLAFDAELLGTQVHYDETSDQLVIKGVPEKLKEQLKGQ